One genomic window of Montipora capricornis isolate CH-2021 unplaced genomic scaffold, ASM3666992v2 scaffold_417, whole genome shotgun sequence includes the following:
- the LOC138035510 gene encoding transient receptor potential cation channel subfamily M member 6-like, translated as MAEWRKFAEKQKAKRRGKNQVVEESKVAEEIVVQRMSADVSGKQQKYSRIGAQEYVPFEQDELSIRNIKDACQKHFGPQIEKDLVCDVLAGERGPSCNKMAQIPNKKVFYVWFVKPEGELEEEENCSREPKRARYDKASTTRSLPSPKKQHGSLVSKVYPKSLSVVEMLRLGNVIAKSTTTVIDIFMFNIEHMEWSTAPVTVEFRIADLPFASGGFREAFKANSDTLGFSGVTWVIKKYLKATSEDIIKTNQTVESHTRKAVQMHHLARNFTFQLKEKVEKETLTEFGTTFHYKKVFLGKMSDGDYVTIEEFIDGVFLKYINNNGDICAKDDVLCDKAQCFAHFTYEKSQGQLMVLDVQGAGLNLYDPEIASAELTDGDGSLRFCNGNLAEGAIRNFFAKHKCNSYCKILQLKLLPSASQ; from the exons atggcggagtgGAGGAAGTTTGCAGAAAAGCAGAAAGCGAAGAGGAGAGGCAAAAATCAAGTTGTAGAGGAGAGTAAAGTGGCGGAGGAGATCGTGGTGCAACGCATGAGTGCGGATGTAAGTGggaaacaacaaaaatactCTCGCATTGGAGCTCAGGAGTACGTTCCTTTTGAGCAGGACGAGCTTTCTATTCGTAACATCAAGGACGCCTGTCAAAAGCATTTCGGGCCCCAAATAGAGAAagatcttgtttgtgatgtgtTAGCGGGGGAACGCGGACCATCATGTAACAAGATGGCTCAAATTCCaaacaaaaaagtgttttacGTCTGGTTTGTTAAACCAGAAGGGGAACTTGAGGAAGAAGAGAATTGCAGCCGTGAG CCCAAGAGAGCACGATATGACAAGGCCTCAACAACTAGATCACTTCCAAGTCCTAAGAAGCAGCATGGGAGTCTAGTCAGTAAGGTTTACCCAAAAAGCCTCTCAGTTGTAGAAATGTTAAGGCTGGGGAATGTCATTGCAAAGAGCACAACTACCGTTATTGATATCTTCATGTTTAACATCGAGCACATGGAATGGTCCACTGCACCCGTGACTGTAGAATTTAGGATAGCTGACCTACCATTTGCATCTGGTGGATTTAGGGAGGCATTCAAAGCTAATAGTGATACTCTTGGATTTAGCGGGGTGACTTGGGTAATCAAAAAATACCTGAAGGCTACTTCAGAGGATATTATCAAAACGAATCAGACTGTTGAGAGTCACACAAGGAAGGCTGTGCAGATGCATCATTTAGCCAGAAATTTCACTTTCCAGTTGAAAGAGAAAGTGGAAAAGGAAACATTAACAGAGTTTGGCACTACCTTTCACTATAAGAAGGTATTCTTAGGCAAGATGAGTGATGGTGACTATGTTACTATTGAAGAATTCATTGATGGTGTGTTTCTTAAGTATATCAACAACAATGGGGACATTTGCGCTAAGGATGATGTCCTGTGCGACAAGGCTCAGTGTTTTGCACACTTCACATATGAAAAGTCACAGGGACAGCTCATGGTACTAGATGTTCAGGGTGCTGGACTTAACTTGTATGACCCTGAAATTGCCTCAGCAGAATTAACTGATGGTGACGGTTCCTTGCGTTTCTGCAATGGCAACTTGGCAGAGGGAGCCATTaggaatttctttgcaaagCATAAGTGTAATTCTTATTGTAAGATCTTGCAGCTTAAGTTGTTACCATCGGCATCCCAGTAA
- the LOC138035514 gene encoding uncharacterized protein, whose product MVIRYFQRGFGYALKQNKDNEEGVRNGLKSIVPHAYSDHSSCANWCGYLKNPASYKHRGLPHGKDLTDKSLRQSLEKTIEAFIKRQLSPGSNSLKFAKKMDKRILSLKEKQKTREYKTRRTEKKENCLKKTKQLENREGQQYRSGMGFDGDHAAQVIPAPPAASKIETVSLSKDYHQIIFDLETSGRGNDAEILQIAATDGKDELSIYVKPCHVITPEASAVNKLTFQRGMLFYDGKPITDAVAIDVALKNCIEWLKSSMP is encoded by the exons ATGGTGATACGGTATTTCCAGAGAGGTTTCGGTTATGCACTAAAGCAAAATAAGGATAACGAAGAAGGTGTGCGAAACGGTCTGAAGTCTATCGTGCCCCATGCTTATAGTGACCATTCTTCCTGTGCCAACTGGTGTGGCTACTTAAAAAATCCTGCATCCTACAAACACAGAGGTCTTCCCCATGGCAAGGATCTTACTGACAAAAGCTTGAGGCAGTCCCTGGAAAAGACCATAGAA GCTTTTATAAAGAGACAACTATCTCCAGGTTCCAATTCTttaaagtttgcaaagaaaatggacAAGAGAATTCTAAgtttgaaagagaaacagaaaacaagagaGTACAAGACAAGAAGaactgagaagaaagagaattgtttgaaaaagacaaaacagctTGAGAACAGAGAGGGACAACAGTATCGTTCTGGAATGGGCTTCGATGGAGACCATGCCGCTCAGGTAATTCCAGCACCACCTGCAGCCTCAAAGATTGAGACAGTATCATTGTCCAAAGACTACCATCAAATCATATTTGATTTGGAAACATCTGGAAGGG GTAATGATGCTGAAATCCTACAAATTGCTGCAACAGATGGTAAAGATGAGTTATCTATTTATGTTAAGCCTTGTCATGTAATAACACCAGAAGCATCTGCTGTGAACAAACTCACCTTCCAAAGAGGAATGCTGTTTTATGATGGGAAGCCGATCACTGATGCCGTAGCAATTGATGTAGCCCTGAAGAACTGCATTGAGTGGCTCAAATCAAGTATGCCTTGA
- the LOC138035511 gene encoding uncharacterized protein, translating to MADGRMATWVHDDKLKEAMSRYVKQSLQRSEILDFLTRDFPQYPWSIRSLDRRLRHFEIYYNSNSVGIDDVTQAVENELKGSGQLLGYRAMHKKIRQVYGLNVTRDKVYDVMYELDPEGLETRGGVGAKKERRKGNFTTRGANWVHSLDGHDKLMGYQNSTFPLAIYGCMDTASRKLLWLKVWITNSDPQLIGRWYLEYLLETKIISAILRVDKGTETGTMATIHSFLRRHHGDMDPHDTVVYGPSTSNQIERWWKKLHERMEKYFKDQLAWLKDQGHYNPHSDTDRLLLAFVMVPLVQKELDVFRETVWNTHRIRAQKDTNLPVGIPNHIHDFPNQYGLEQCGFPVTEEQLEEAATESGVLHMSDDFLPPEVRAECQRIIPDFENIRPNECNDAYVYLKSKFSI from the exons atggcggacggtcGTATGGCAACTTGGGTCCACGATGATAAGCTTAAGGAAGCAATGTCTCGATATGTGAAGCAAAGTTTGCAAAGATCAGAAATCTTGGATTTTTTGACACGTGATTTTCCACAATACCCGTGGAGCATCCGGAGCCTTGATAGGAGGCTTCGTCACTTCGAAATTTACTACAATAGCAATAGCGTTGGGATTGATGATGTTACGCAGGCTGTCGAGAACGAGTTGAAAGGCTCCGGTCAGCTCTTAGGTTACCGAGCAATGCATAAAAAGATCAGACAAGTATATGGGCTTAATGTTACGAGAGACAAAGTTTATGATGTTATGTACGAACTGGACCCAGAAGGACTCGAAACGCGTGGTGGTGTGGGAGCTAAGAAAGAACGAAGGAAAGGAAACTTCACGACTCGGGGTGCCAACTGGGTCCACTCCTTAGATGGCCATGACAAACTCATGGGTTACCAAAACTCCACTTTCCCCTTGGCAATATATGGTTGCATGGATACTGCAAGCAGGAAGCTGCTTTGGCTAAAAGTTTGGATCACAAATTCCGATCCACAGTTAATTGGAAGATGGTATCTGGAATACCTACTTGAAACGAAAATTATATCTGCCATACTTAGAGTTGACAAGGGAACTGAGACCGGTACTATGGCCACTATACATTCTTTCCTACGCCGACATCATGGAGATATGGATCCACACGATACTGTTGTGTATGGCCCTTCAACTTCAAATCAG ATAGAGAGGTGGTGGAAAAAACTGCATGAGAGAATGGAGAAGTACTTTAAAGACCAATTAGCCTGGCTGAAGGACCAGGGCCATTACAATCCCCATAGTGATACAGACAG GCTACTTTTGGCATTTGTTATGGTACCACTGGTTCAAAAAGAGCTAGATGTCTTTCGTGAGACTGTATGGAATACACACCGAATAAGAGCACAGAAAGATACCAATCTTCCTGTGGGCATCCCCAATCACATTCATGATTTTCCCAATCAATATGGCCTTGAACAATGTG GTTTTCCAGTAACTGAAGAACAATTAGAAGAGGCAGCAACCGAGTCTGGAGTTCTTCACATGTCTGATGATTTTCTTCCTCCAGAAGTGAGAGCTGAATGTCAAAGAATCATTCCAGACTTTGAAAACATAAGGCCAAATGAATGCAATGATGCATATGTGTACTTAAAAAGCAAATTTTCAATCTAA